One window of Phoenix dactylifera cultivar Barhee BC4 unplaced genomic scaffold, palm_55x_up_171113_PBpolish2nd_filt_p 001013F, whole genome shotgun sequence genomic DNA carries:
- the LOC103717721 gene encoding LOW QUALITY PROTEIN: arabinosyltransferase XEG113 (The sequence of the model RefSeq protein was modified relative to this genomic sequence to represent the inferred CDS: inserted 1 base in 1 codon) translates to MASCNPFPEGKPLFLVIYATVVAGIVFSTLFILSTVYSPATDANPLSFLHFSSSAAPPRLPVPIYIDRDFTRKGNGLSESEASRNATANIPPPTAKPRNMFTRGIWDAPVGTKMPDLKSFRLTKEMVEHRARDNVIIVTFGNYAYMDFILTWVKHLTDLNVYNLLVGAMDSKILEALYWKGIPVFDXGSNMDTANAGWGSPKFHKMGREKVFLINALLRFDNEVLMCDTDMVWLKNPLPYLARFPEADVLTSSDQVIPTVTDDSLEVWQQVTGAYNIGIFHWRPTDPAKKLAKEWRDLLVADDKIWDQNGFNELLHKVLGPPVEGENGLVYAFDGTIKLGILPASIFCSGHTFFVQAMYQQLRLEPYAVHTTFQYAGTAGKRHRLREAMFFYDQKSYYDSPDGFLTFKPNIPKSLLLDGPHNLESHFSLVNYQLKQMRTAFAIASLLNRTLVMPPLWCRFDRMWFGHPGIMKGTMTRQPFICPMDHIFEVNMMLNELPEAEFGPRIDFREYSFLQNPLVPKEIKESLLEVQLCDDHSAKCQIANETTRRGVLRFPKHSTQQMFIQAFSLYKDVKVIQFSSMEDAFQGFTDEVREEKFRKRVKRYVGLWCCVESRDPGHIYYDMYWDEKPGWKPEPPRTREDDRPPW, encoded by the exons ATGGCGTCGTGCAATCCGTTCCCGGAAGGGAAGCCCCTGTTCCTTGTGATCTACGCCACCGTCGTCGCCGGCATCGTCTTCTCAACCCTCTTTATCCTCTCCACCGTCTATTCCCCCGCCACCGACGCGAACCCCCTTTCCTTCCTCCATTTCTCCTCCTCCGCGGCGCCTCCTCGTCTACCGG TGCCAATCTATATCG ATAGAGACTTTACCAGGAAGGGAAATGGTTTGTCCGAGTCCGAAGCAAGTCGGAACGCAACTGCAAATATTCCTCCTCCCACAGCGAAACCTCGAAACATGTTCACCAGAGGTATATGGGATGCCCCTGTTGGTACCAAAATGCCAGATTTGAAGTCATTTCGGCTTACAAAGGAGATGGTGGAGCATCGGGCAAGAGATAATGTCATAATCGTGACCTTTGGGAACTATGCATACATGGACTTTATCTTGACCTGGGTCAAGCACCTGACAGATCTTAATGTTTATAACCTTCTTGTTG GGGCAATGGACTCAAAAATCCTGGAGGCTTTGTATTGGAAAGGTATTCCTGTTTTTG ATGGAAGTAATATGGACACGGCGAATGCTGGATGGGGGTCCCCCAAATTTCATAAAATGGGAAGAGAAAAAGTCTTTTTGATTAATGCTCTCCTGCGTTTCGACAATGAGGTGCTAATGTGTGATACTGACATGGTTTGGTTAAAG AATCCACTTCCATATCTTGCTCGTTTTCCTGAAGCAGATGTTTTGACCTCAAGTGATCAAGTTATACCGACAGTAACTGACGACAGTCTGGAAGTCTGGCAGCAAG TAACTGGTGCCTATAATATTGGAATTTTTCACTGGCGTCCTACTGATCCTGCTAAAAAGCTGGCAAAAGAGTGGAGAGATCTGCTGGTAGCTGATGATAAGATATGGGACCAGAATGGCTTTAATGAGCTACTCCACAAAGTTTTAGGACCACCAGTTGAAGGAGAAAATGGGCTTGTATATGCTTTTGATGGGACCATCAAATTAGGAATCTTGCCAGCGAGTATATTCTGCAGTGGACACACATTCTTTGTCCAG GCTATGTACCAGCAGCTCAGACTTGAACCCTATGCAGTGCACACTACTTTTCAGTATGCAGGTACTGCAGGAAAACGCCACAGATTACGTGAGGCCATGTTTTTCTATGACCAAAAGTCATATTATGATTCACCAG ATGgtttcttgacatttaaaccaAATATTCCAAAGAGCTTGTTGCTAGATGGCCCACATAACCTTGAATCTCACTTTTCATTAGTCAATTATCAA TTGAAGCAGATGAGGACTGCATTTGCTATTGCTTCATTATTGAACCGGACACTG GTAATGCCTCCATTATGGTGCAGGTTTGATAGAATGTGGTTTGGACACCCTGGAATTATGAAAGGAACAATGACTAGGCAACCTTTTATCTGCCCTATGGATCATATATTTGAG GTGAATATGATGCTGAATGAACTTCCTGAAGCAGAATTTGGCCCTAGAATTGATTTCAGAGAGTATTCCTTCCTTCAGAATCCATTGGTTCCAAAAGAG ATAAAGGAGTCACTACTTGAAGTTCAACTTTGTGATGACCATTCTGCAAAATGCCAAATAGCCAATGAAACAACTAGACGAGGAGTTCTTCGTTTTCCAAAGCATAGCACCCAACAGATG TTCATACAAGCTTTCTCCCTATACAAAGATGTGAAAGTCATACAGTTCTCATCGATGGAGGATGCCTTTCAAGGATTCACGGATGAG GTAAGGGAGGAGAAGTTCAGAAAGCGTGTGAAAAGATACGTGGGCCTGTGGTGCTGTGTGGAGTCCCGTGATCCTGGccatatatattatgatatgtACTGGGATGAGAAACCTGGTTGGAAACCAGAGCCACCGCGAACTAGGGAAGATGACCGTCCGCCTTGGTAG